In Diabrotica undecimpunctata isolate CICGRU chromosome 4, icDiaUnde3, whole genome shotgun sequence, a single genomic region encodes these proteins:
- the LOC140438388 gene encoding uncharacterized protein: MKYLVVLACVVVAAVASHLPNLPENERLRLAQVHRDCQADPKTYVDEDKLRKLPDYVEDKQVGVHMLCMAVKAGLMKHSGDFNISTITQKFGLVIKDHSKVNGFVQQCATKADSPGKTAILFTLCCVKNGIEYYHKL, from the exons atgaaatacttggTTGTTCTTGCTTGTGTTGTAGTTGCGGCTGTG gcTAGCCACCTGCCCAATCTACCCGAAAACGAGAGACTCAGACTAGCTCAAGTCCACAGAGACTGCCAAGCCGACCCAAAAACTTACGTCGACGAAGACAAACTAAGAAAGCTTCCAGACTACGTTGAAGATAAACAAGTAGGTGTTCATATGCTATGCATGGCAGTAAAAGCAGGATTAATGAAACATAGCGGTGACTTTAACATTTCCACAATTACACAAAAATTTGGTTTGGTGATCAAGGATCATTCCAAGGTTAACGGATTCGTCCAACAGTGTGCTACGAAAGCTGACAGTCCAGGAAAGACAGCTATTTTGTTCACGCTTTGCTGTGTCAAAAACGGCATTGAATATTACCATAAATTGTAA